From the Candidatus Zymogenaceae bacterium genome, the window ATCAGGCTGATGGACGGACCGTTGGCGGCCATCAAATCCGTGAGCGTCTATTTCCACGAAGAAACCCCCCTCAATCAGCACAAGCCGTTGCTTGATATATTCAAGGAGATCCGGGATTATGTTTCAAACAAACTCGAGACGACAACATTCGCGGATATAATATAGATTTTTTTATCCGTGATATCATACTATATCCATAGGCTATATATGCATTACGACTACTCACTCACAGAATGAAAAGGATATCGACATGTTTCAACTAGGAATTGAAATGGGACTGTTGATCGTTGTGATTGCCTTCTTCGCGGAATATCTTGACTCCTCCCTCGGTATGGGATACGGCACCTCTCTGACCCCGATTCTTCTCCTGCTTGGCTTTGAACCTCTTCAGGTTGTGCCGGCTGTCCTTTTATCGGAACTTATCACAGGATTTCTCGCGGGCTTCACACACCATGCACTCGGCAATGTGGATTTCAGGCCGAAGACAATGAATGTCGTTGAAATTGCTCGTGCGTTTAAAAGTAATGGTATTGTCACAAGTCTCAGGACGAACTTCCCCCGCAGCCTCAAGGTGGTTTTTCTCCTGAGCGTGTTGAGTATTATCGGGGCCGTATTCGCCGTATTCGTTGCGTTGAGCCTTCCCACATTTTACCTGAAGCTTTTCATCGGCACGATAATCTTTGTCGTCGGCATTGTCCTTCTCTGCACGATCAACAGGGAGTTCGGTTTTTCCTGGAAAAAAATCACACTCCTTGGATTGGTGGCATCTTTCAACAAGGGCATCTCCGGCGGAGGCTACGGACCGGTCGTCGTCGGCGGACAGCTCATCTCCGGCGTCGACGGAAAAAGCGCCATCGCCATCACATCGATAGCGGAAGGGTGTACGTGTCTTGTCGGTGTTACGGCATACCTCGTCACGAAGAGCATAATAGATTGGTCGCTTGCCCCCTATCTTGTCATCGGAGCCGTCATTTCGGTTCCGATTTCCGGTATAACGGTGAAATCCCTGAATATGAAGACAATGAAAACCGCCATTAGCGTTTTCACGATCTTCCTCGGCGCTTTTACCATTCTGAAAATAATTATATGACGTCATGTGACGTCGTACAATCGGGGTCCGACGGCGTCTCTCTTTGGTTTTCACGGTGTCATATCCGTATTCGGCGTAATACGACATCGGATTTGACATTCAAGACGACTTTCACGGGGGATTGATGTGTGTTTTGAGACACATCGACATCTTCCAAGGCCGAGAATCATACCGAAGATCGAGAATCCGAAGATACCACATAGGGGCCGGTGACACGGCCCCGTTTCTCTCTCACGCTTTTATACAGAAAGGAAAACCGGGGAATAGATACTTGTATGCCGTACCGTCAACTACCGGGGATATCCCCGTTTTTTGGATATGGCCGCGCCCTGCCCCCACTGAAATTGTAAGCCGCAACCTCTTCCGACACGCACTGAAAAAAAATCCTGTTGCCATTGCGCCGACATTGACAATTCATACCACGGCTTTATATAATTCAATAGTAATGTTGTAACCTTGATGTCATCTCGAATCTCTCTCGGAGTTGAGTCCGATGAATTATAATATTCTGGTTGTTTCTTCAGATCACATAACGTCCCAGGAAATAGTCACCCTGCTCCAAAACAAGTTTTCCGTTGATATCGCCCCGGATATCCCGAAAAGCCTTGTCCAGTT encodes:
- a CDS encoding sulfite exporter TauE/SafE family protein; amino-acid sequence: MFQLGIEMGLLIVVIAFFAEYLDSSLGMGYGTSLTPILLLLGFEPLQVVPAVLLSELITGFLAGFTHHALGNVDFRPKTMNVVEIARAFKSNGIVTSLRTNFPRSLKVVFLLSVLSIIGAVFAVFVALSLPTFYLKLFIGTIIFVVGIVLLCTINREFGFSWKKITLLGLVASFNKGISGGGYGPVVVGGQLISGVDGKSAIAITSIAEGCTCLVGVTAYLVTKSIIDWSLAPYLVIGAVISVPISGITVKSLNMKTMKTAISVFTIFLGAFTILKIII